The window CGCGCCGGCAAGCGCGAGCGTCGGGTCGACCGCCTCGCTTGCGAGGTCAGCAGCGATATCGGCGGCCGCGAGAGCAATCGGCTCCTCGCGGAGCGGGACGTCCGCGTAACTGTCGGCGTGGCCGACAGCGACGGTGTAGTCGGCGTCGGTCGCCGGGGCATCGGGGACGGCCGCGAGGCTGGCCTGATAGGGCACCTCGGCGGCATCGAGTGCGCGGGCAAGCAGGCCCGTCGCGGCGAGCGCGTCGCCGTTGGCGGTCGCGACGAGCCGAACGAAGTCGGCATCGCGCAGACCGGCGGCTACGCGGTCGGGGGTGCGGTCGTCCTCCGAGCGGCCGGCGGCGGACATCGTGACTTACTCCAGTAGCTCTTTGGCTTCGTCGTATTCGTAGGTGAACTCGGCGTCGAGTTTGTCGCCGCGGTAGTAGTCGACCAGCCGGCGAATCTTCGACTCCGTGTTCTGGAGCGCCCGCTTGTTCTGGGCGTCGCCGGGGTGTTCTTCCATGTGGTCGCGGAGGCGGACGGCCCGCTCCATGAGGTTCCGGAGGTCCTCCGGGAAGTCGGGGGTAACCTCGTTCTCCTCGAGGATTTCGGTGACCTTCTTGCCGGTCGCCAGCTTGACGTCCGGCACCGGGGTCCCCTGAACACCCTCGTCGCGCAGCTTGAGGCCGATCTGGCTGGGGTCGTACCCCTCTTCGGCCAGCTCGACGACGCGCTCTTCGATTGCGTCTTCGTCTACGTCACTCCACTCCGGCGGTTCGTCGGCCGCAGGTCGGTCCGAACCGGACGACCCACGGCGGCGGGAATGCATTCGTGCCATTGTTCTAAATTGGAACTGCACGGACCGCTGTAGTCGATTGGCGCGGTTGCGAAACTGGTCGGCGGATGGCCGCCAGCGTGGC of the Natronomonas halophila genome contains:
- a CDS encoding 30S ribosomal protein S15, coding for MARMHSRRRGSSGSDRPAADEPPEWSDVDEDAIEERVVELAEEGYDPSQIGLKLRDEGVQGTPVPDVKLATGKKVTEILEENEVTPDFPEDLRNLMERAVRLRDHMEEHPGDAQNKRALQNTESKIRRLVDYYRGDKLDAEFTYEYDEAKELLE